One window of the Triticum dicoccoides isolate Atlit2015 ecotype Zavitan chromosome 3B, WEW_v2.0, whole genome shotgun sequence genome contains the following:
- the LOC119281043 gene encoding peroxidase P7-like — MGTLLARVAVVALAAAAAAVVVDGQMSPAFYDATCPALQSVVRRGMAQAVQKEARMGASILRLFFHDCFVNGCDASVLLDDTANFTGEKNAGPNANSLRGYEVIDAIKAQVEASCKATVSCADIVALAARDAVSLLGGPSWTVQLGRRDGRSASQNAANTNLPPPDARLADLLTRFSDKGLDARALTALSGAHTVGWARCTTFRTHIYNDTGNAAVDAAFATQIRAKACPSAGGDGNLAPLELRAPAAFDNGYFQDLVARRVLLRSDQELYGSGVGDGSTDALVRAYAANATLFAVDFAAAMVRMGNLALTGKNGEVRLNCRRVN; from the exons ATGGGGACGCTCCTGGCGCGCGTCGCCGTGGTTGctctcgcggcggcggcggccgctgtCGTCGTCGATGGCCAGATGTCGCCGGCGTTCTACGACGCCACGTGCCCGGCGCTGCAGTCCGTCGTGCGCCGCGGCATGGCGCAGGCCGTCCAGAAGGAGGCGCGCATGGGCGCGTccatcctccgcctcttcttccacgactgcttcgtcaAT GGGTGCGACGCGTCCGTCTTGCTGGACGACACGGCCAACTTCACGGGGGAGAAGAACGCGGGGCCGAACGCCAACTCGTTGCGCGGATACGAGGTCATCGATGCCATCAAGGCGCAGGTCGAGGCTTCCTGCAAGGCCaccgtctcctgcgccgacatcgTCGCGCTCGCCGCCCGCGACGCCGTCAGCCTG CTCGGGGGGCCGAGCTGGACGGTGCAGCTGGGCCGGCGAGACGGGCGCTCGGCGAGCCAGAACGCGGCGAACACCAACCTGCCGCCGCCGGACGCGAGGCTCGCCGACCTCCTCACCAGGTTCAGCGACAAGGGCCTGGACGCGCGCGCCCTCACCGCGCTGTCCGGGGCGCACACCGTGGGCTGGGCCCGCTGCACCACCTTCCGCACGCACATCTACAACGACACCGGCAACGCGGCCGTGGACGCCGCCTTCGCCACGCAGATACGCGCCAAGGCCTGCCCTTCCGCCGGCGGCGACGGGAACCTCGCGCCGCTCGAGCTGCGCGCCCCCGCCGCATTCGACAACGGCTACTTCCAGGACCTCGTCGCCCGCCGCGTGCTCCTGCGCTCCGACCAGGAGCTCTACGGGAGCGGCGTCGGCGACGGCAGCACGGACGCGCTCGTGAGAGCCTACGCCGCCAACGCCACGCTCTTCGCGGTAGACTTCGCCGCCGCCATGGTGAGGATGGGCAACCTGGCGCTCACCGGGAAGAACGGCGAAGTCCGGCTAAACTGCCGGAGAGTGAACTGA